The following proteins are co-located in the Polymorphospora rubra genome:
- a CDS encoding ATP-binding protein, producing the protein MAADSFGPLLRGHRHAAGLTLEELAAASGVSARAISDMERGHSRAPQHRTLAALTAALGLSPADHDAMVTAARAGRAGGTVAGGHELPRAVGDFTGRRPELDLLAALADERAGTAAEAVPVAVVHGAPGLGKTAFAVRTAERLRDRFPDGQFFVELRGTGPTPLTPAGALGRLLRALGVGGRRIAGDEAELAALYRSVLRDRQALVILDNAADEAQVRPLLPGPGHGLVIVTSRRTLAGLEGVHRIGLAPLSPAESAALLRAVAGGAAERADPDTVDEVARLCGNLPLALRIAGNRLASRPSWTMAHLAARLSDTDRRLANLTAGDLAVEAAFALSYAQLSPPARQAFRRLALVPGPDFGAPVSAVLSRTDVTAAEDALDELVDLGLLQPGVGDRYQFHDLIRLFARTRLHDEEPAAERAAAQDRMVDWLLDVALVAGRWFEPAYGPPPPGWRAMVDLDTPEQAQAWLQAEGDNWIAALRLAAAAGDHRRVVDVAEAMHWFSDRWTGWANWIDVYTLSREAARHLGDPRLQLTHVNYLAWALSECAMRHADSAAQAMIGYGIAQDLGDLDEQGWALIYASQAYRRLGDHQRAWECSDRAERRFADSGNHEGHLQALTTRAHSVYDLGRPEEALGTYQEVLDRLVDRPPSPNAANMTGLIAHICIARCLSALGRWRETVDRCEAVLAGDRPVHADRLEGDLRLWLGRARQRLGDHDEARRQLRRAVELLEPIGHDPLLDEARAELAALGGQPTG; encoded by the coding sequence ATGGCCGCCGACTCGTTCGGGCCGCTGCTCAGGGGACACCGGCACGCGGCCGGTCTGACGCTGGAGGAGCTGGCCGCCGCGTCCGGGGTCAGCGCGCGGGCGATCAGCGACATGGAACGCGGGCACAGCCGGGCGCCCCAGCACCGCACGCTGGCCGCGCTCACCGCGGCGCTCGGGCTGTCGCCGGCCGACCACGACGCGATGGTCACCGCCGCGCGGGCCGGCCGGGCCGGTGGAACGGTCGCCGGTGGGCACGAGCTGCCCCGCGCCGTCGGCGACTTCACCGGTCGCCGGCCGGAACTCGACCTGCTCGCCGCCCTCGCCGACGAACGGGCCGGTACGGCGGCCGAGGCGGTACCGGTCGCCGTCGTCCACGGCGCGCCCGGGCTCGGCAAGACCGCGTTCGCCGTCCGCACCGCCGAACGGTTGCGGGACCGCTTCCCCGACGGGCAGTTCTTCGTCGAGCTGCGGGGCACCGGTCCGACCCCGCTCACCCCGGCCGGCGCCCTCGGCCGGCTGCTGCGGGCGCTGGGGGTCGGCGGGCGCCGGATCGCCGGTGACGAGGCGGAACTCGCCGCCCTCTACCGGTCGGTGCTGCGGGACCGGCAGGCGCTGGTCATCCTCGACAACGCGGCCGACGAGGCCCAGGTACGCCCGCTCCTGCCGGGCCCCGGCCACGGCCTGGTGATCGTCACCAGCCGGCGTACGCTGGCCGGCCTGGAGGGCGTACACCGGATCGGGCTGGCGCCGCTGTCGCCCGCGGAGTCGGCGGCCCTGCTGCGGGCGGTGGCCGGCGGCGCGGCCGAGCGGGCCGATCCGGACACGGTCGACGAGGTGGCCCGGCTGTGCGGCAACCTGCCGCTGGCCCTGCGGATCGCCGGCAACCGGCTGGCCAGCCGCCCGAGCTGGACCATGGCGCACCTGGCGGCCCGGCTGTCCGACACCGACCGCCGGTTGGCCAACCTGACCGCCGGTGACCTGGCGGTGGAGGCGGCGTTCGCGCTGTCGTACGCGCAACTCTCGCCCCCGGCCCGGCAGGCGTTCCGCCGGCTGGCCCTGGTCCCCGGACCGGACTTCGGCGCCCCGGTCTCGGCGGTGCTCTCGCGAACCGACGTCACGGCGGCCGAGGACGCCCTGGACGAGCTGGTCGACCTGGGCCTGCTCCAGCCCGGCGTCGGCGACCGCTACCAGTTCCACGACCTGATCCGGCTGTTCGCCCGGACCCGGCTGCACGACGAGGAGCCCGCCGCCGAGCGCGCCGCGGCACAGGACCGGATGGTCGACTGGCTGCTCGACGTGGCGCTGGTCGCCGGCCGGTGGTTCGAGCCGGCGTACGGTCCGCCGCCGCCCGGCTGGCGGGCGATGGTCGACCTGGACACCCCGGAGCAGGCCCAGGCGTGGCTGCAGGCCGAGGGTGACAACTGGATCGCGGCGCTGCGGCTCGCCGCCGCTGCCGGCGACCACCGGCGGGTCGTCGACGTCGCCGAGGCCATGCACTGGTTCTCCGACCGGTGGACCGGCTGGGCCAACTGGATCGACGTCTACACCCTGTCGAGGGAGGCGGCCCGGCACCTCGGCGACCCGCGGCTCCAGCTCACCCACGTCAACTACCTGGCGTGGGCGCTGTCGGAGTGCGCAATGCGGCACGCGGACTCCGCCGCCCAGGCGATGATCGGGTACGGGATCGCGCAGGACCTCGGTGACCTCGACGAGCAGGGGTGGGCGCTGATCTACGCGAGCCAGGCGTACCGCCGGCTCGGCGACCACCAACGGGCGTGGGAGTGCTCGGACCGGGCAGAACGCCGGTTCGCCGACTCCGGCAACCACGAGGGCCACCTCCAGGCGCTGACCACGCGGGCGCACTCCGTGTACGACCTCGGCCGGCCCGAGGAGGCGCTCGGGACGTACCAGGAGGTGCTGGACCGGCTCGTCGACCGTCCGCCGTCCCCGAACGCGGCCAACATGACGGGCCTGATCGCGCACATCTGCATCGCCCGCTGCCTGAGCGCCCTGGGCCGGTGGCGGGAGACGGTGGACCGGTGCGAGGCGGTGCTGGCCGGCGACCGCCCGGTCCACGCCGACCGGCTGGAGGGTGACCTGCGGCTGTGGCTCGGCCGGGCCCGGCAGCGGCTCGGCGACCACGACGAGGCCCGGCGGCAGTTGCGGCGCGCGGTCGAACTGCTCGAACCGATCGGCCACGACCCGCTGCTCGACGAGGCGCGCGCCGAACTCGCCGCGCTCGGCGGCCAGCCGACCGGCTGA
- a CDS encoding discoidin domain-containing protein, which produces MRTSPPPTGRWPARPTWLRLGALTAALIALLGGYVVVTTVTASAAEILLSQGRPATASSTESIAFPASAAVDGDNGTRWSSAAADPQWLQVDLGTPVAVSRVALRWEAAYASDFTIQLSTNGSSWTTAHTTVGGTGGEQSLTVAGTARYVRLHATRRATVWGVSLFEFQVYGGSAPGGCGTTNAAQGRPALASSVESGAYPASAAVDGNTGTRWSSAAADPQWLRVDLGSTQAICGVTLNWEAAYGVAFTIQTSADGNSWITVHTTTNGTGGVQNLTVTGTGRFVRVHGTTRATPYGYSLWEFQIRTGTTGTPPPTTPPPTTPPPTTPPPGGSRLLSYQKPGVASTDQSDVNCFECVPARAFDNDPATRWATSSTTGWVDPGWIYVDLGATATISQVVLQWDPAYATSYQIQVSPNASTWTTIYSTTTGRGFKETVNVTGTGRYVRMYGTARATPYGYSLYEFRVYGTGGNPVAPPPMPPDPVFPATRLVWSDEFNGPAGSKPDPTKWTIDPGTGQNNEVQYYTNNDNVSMDGNGSLVLEARRENAGGREYTSHRMNTGNKFHVQYGRIEARVRVPKGNGLWPAFWMMGADFLTGRPWPYNGEIDIMEVLGRNTLEGYSTLHAPQYNGAGGYGLKYPAPGGVDFANDYHVWSAEWDSRGITFKVDGQTVFYASKDTVESTRGPWVYDHPFYIILNLAVGGDFPGPVDGTTPFPSRMYVDYVRVYQ; this is translated from the coding sequence ATGCGTACATCACCGCCCCCGACCGGCCGATGGCCCGCCCGCCCCACCTGGTTACGGCTCGGCGCCCTGACCGCCGCCCTGATCGCGCTGCTCGGCGGGTACGTCGTGGTCACCACCGTGACGGCCAGCGCCGCGGAGATCCTGCTCTCGCAGGGCCGGCCGGCGACCGCCTCGTCGACGGAGTCGATCGCGTTCCCGGCCTCCGCCGCCGTCGACGGCGACAACGGCACCCGCTGGTCCAGCGCCGCCGCCGACCCGCAGTGGCTCCAGGTCGACCTCGGCACCCCGGTCGCGGTCAGCCGGGTCGCGCTGCGCTGGGAGGCGGCGTACGCCAGCGACTTCACCATCCAACTGTCGACCAACGGCTCCTCGTGGACCACCGCGCACACCACCGTCGGCGGCACCGGCGGCGAGCAGAGCCTGACCGTCGCCGGCACCGCCCGCTACGTACGCCTGCACGCCACCAGGCGGGCCACCGTCTGGGGCGTGTCGCTGTTCGAGTTCCAGGTGTACGGCGGCAGCGCACCCGGCGGCTGTGGCACCACCAACGCCGCCCAGGGCCGGCCGGCACTCGCCTCCTCGGTCGAGTCCGGCGCCTACCCGGCCAGCGCGGCCGTCGACGGCAACACCGGCACCCGCTGGTCCAGCGCCGCCGCCGACCCGCAGTGGCTGCGGGTCGACCTCGGCAGCACCCAGGCCATCTGCGGCGTGACCCTGAACTGGGAGGCCGCGTACGGCGTCGCCTTCACGATCCAGACCTCCGCCGACGGCAACTCCTGGATCACCGTCCACACGACCACGAACGGCACCGGAGGGGTGCAGAACCTCACCGTCACCGGCACCGGGCGGTTCGTCCGGGTGCACGGCACCACCCGCGCCACCCCGTACGGCTATTCGCTGTGGGAGTTCCAGATCCGCACCGGCACCACCGGCACACCGCCGCCGACCACCCCGCCACCGACGACTCCCCCGCCCACCACTCCCCCGCCGGGCGGCAGCCGGCTGCTGTCGTACCAGAAGCCCGGGGTCGCCTCGACCGACCAGAGTGACGTCAACTGCTTCGAGTGCGTCCCGGCCCGGGCCTTCGACAACGACCCGGCCACCCGCTGGGCGACCAGCTCGACCACCGGCTGGGTCGATCCGGGCTGGATCTACGTCGACCTGGGTGCGACCGCCACCATCTCGCAGGTCGTGCTGCAGTGGGATCCCGCCTACGCGACGTCGTACCAGATCCAGGTCTCGCCGAACGCGAGCACCTGGACCACGATCTACTCGACGACCACCGGCCGGGGCTTCAAGGAGACCGTCAACGTCACCGGCACCGGCCGCTACGTGCGGATGTACGGCACCGCCCGGGCCACCCCGTACGGCTACTCGCTCTACGAGTTCCGGGTGTACGGCACCGGCGGCAACCCCGTCGCCCCACCGCCGATGCCGCCGGACCCGGTCTTCCCGGCGACGCGTCTGGTGTGGAGCGACGAGTTCAACGGACCCGCCGGCAGCAAGCCCGACCCGACGAAGTGGACGATCGACCCGGGCACCGGCCAGAACAACGAGGTGCAGTACTACACCAACAACGACAACGTGTCGATGGACGGCAACGGCTCGCTGGTGCTGGAGGCCCGGCGGGAAAACGCCGGCGGGCGGGAGTACACCTCGCACCGGATGAACACCGGCAACAAGTTCCACGTCCAGTACGGCCGCATCGAGGCCCGGGTCAGGGTGCCCAAGGGCAACGGCCTGTGGCCGGCGTTCTGGATGATGGGCGCCGACTTCCTCACCGGGCGGCCGTGGCCGTACAACGGCGAGATCGACATCATGGAGGTGCTCGGCCGCAACACCCTGGAGGGCTACTCGACCCTGCACGCTCCGCAGTACAACGGCGCCGGCGGCTACGGCCTGAAGTATCCGGCACCCGGCGGTGTCGACTTCGCCAACGACTACCACGTGTGGTCGGCCGAGTGGGACAGCCGCGGCATCACCTTCAAGGTCGACGGCCAGACCGTCTTCTACGCCAGCAAGGACACCGTCGAGTCGACCCGCGGCCCGTGGGTCTACGACCACCCGTTCTACATCATCCTCAACCTGGCCGTGGGCGGTGACTTCCCCGGACCGGTCGACGGCACGACGCCGTTCCCGTCCCGGATGTACGTCGACTACGTCCGCGTCTACCAGTGA
- a CDS encoding metallophosphoesterase family protein, with protein MTDPTANETLPTDTPAAGSLSRRTVLGALAGGAAVATGVAVPAVPAAAAAPGTDPDGVPTPRLGGRPLLCEPYLLDPQASTVYVVWHTEEAGTAQVVLVGAGVTTLDDQQALDAATGGRRNGPGWRRITATTKRLTRTREDSASAVPGRGYSAVVDRPVHRQLALVDKLPAGRTPYRVVSVDHAGRATVTAVYSLAPVASRKQAVKLLLTSDHQLKNMTPANLEKVAETVGVRLDGVLVAGDLVNVPDRASEWFDSTTGLAFFAGLTGRASKTLHGRTWRGAPLLQHTPIFPAIGNHEVMGRWSDTAGLDSQFNDPQPLEVARQKWRASRPSGVDEATWLAEQSWDVTTYEEMFPYPSSPNGGQRWWARTIGDVHLVTLFATQIWRSASPTARGKFQEAPADLENADKWGYGQFIFEPIKRGSRQYKWLERELASPAAQRARFRVVMYHHPGHGLGDNSAPPFTDPVQTITRDPLTGKVTAVTYDYPLADDHILRDLEPLFSTNGVHLVHNGHSHLWNRFRNPAGVNWLETSNVGNSYGAYDVSSGATRNLPEDPDHIRQGDPGGLTPIVPTVAPLTDAAGKPLPYVASNDITVFSVLDSGAGVVRSYRFDTRDPGSAVVLFDEFPLA; from the coding sequence ATGACGGATCCAACCGCGAACGAAACCCTCCCGACGGACACCCCCGCCGCCGGCAGCCTGTCCCGCCGTACGGTGCTCGGCGCTCTCGCCGGCGGCGCGGCGGTGGCCACCGGGGTGGCCGTGCCCGCCGTACCGGCCGCGGCGGCGGCCCCCGGAACGGACCCCGACGGGGTGCCGACGCCCCGGCTGGGCGGCCGACCGCTGCTGTGTGAGCCCTACCTGCTCGACCCGCAGGCATCCACCGTGTACGTCGTCTGGCACACCGAGGAGGCCGGCACCGCCCAGGTGGTGCTGGTCGGCGCCGGGGTGACCACACTGGACGACCAGCAGGCCCTGGACGCGGCCACCGGCGGCCGCCGCAACGGCCCCGGCTGGCGGCGGATCACCGCCACCACGAAGCGGCTGACCCGCACCCGCGAGGACAGCGCGTCGGCGGTGCCCGGCCGCGGCTACTCCGCCGTCGTCGACCGGCCGGTGCACCGGCAGTTGGCCCTGGTCGACAAGCTGCCCGCCGGCCGTACGCCGTACCGGGTGGTGTCGGTCGACCACGCCGGCCGGGCGACGGTCACCGCCGTCTACTCGCTGGCCCCGGTGGCGTCCCGCAAGCAGGCGGTGAAGCTGCTGCTGACCAGCGACCACCAGCTCAAGAACATGACCCCGGCCAACCTGGAGAAGGTCGCCGAGACCGTCGGCGTACGCCTCGACGGCGTCCTCGTCGCCGGCGACCTGGTCAACGTGCCGGACCGGGCCAGCGAGTGGTTCGACAGCACGACCGGGCTGGCGTTCTTCGCCGGGCTGACCGGCCGGGCCAGCAAGACCCTGCACGGCCGCACCTGGCGTGGCGCGCCGCTGCTCCAGCACACCCCGATCTTCCCGGCGATCGGCAACCACGAGGTGATGGGCCGCTGGTCGGACACGGCCGGGCTGGACAGCCAGTTCAACGACCCGCAGCCGCTGGAGGTGGCCCGCCAGAAGTGGCGCGCCAGCCGGCCGTCCGGGGTGGACGAGGCCACCTGGCTGGCCGAGCAGTCCTGGGACGTCACCACGTACGAGGAGATGTTCCCGTACCCGAGCAGCCCGAACGGCGGCCAGCGGTGGTGGGCCCGGACGATCGGCGACGTGCACCTGGTCACCCTGTTCGCCACCCAGATCTGGCGCTCGGCGTCGCCGACCGCCCGGGGCAAGTTCCAGGAGGCGCCGGCCGACCTGGAGAACGCGGACAAGTGGGGCTACGGGCAGTTCATCTTCGAGCCGATCAAGCGTGGCTCGCGGCAGTACAAGTGGCTGGAGCGCGAGCTCGCGTCGCCGGCGGCGCAGCGGGCCCGGTTCCGGGTCGTCATGTACCACCACCCGGGGCACGGCCTCGGCGACAACTCCGCGCCGCCGTTCACCGACCCGGTGCAGACGATCACCCGCGACCCGCTGACCGGCAAGGTCACCGCGGTCACCTACGACTACCCGCTGGCCGACGACCACATCCTGCGCGACCTCGAGCCGCTCTTCTCCACCAACGGCGTCCACCTGGTCCACAACGGACACTCGCACCTGTGGAACCGGTTCCGTAACCCCGCCGGCGTCAACTGGCTGGAGACCTCCAACGTCGGCAACAGCTACGGCGCGTACGACGTCTCGTCCGGCGCCACCCGCAACCTGCCCGAGGACCCCGACCACATCCGGCAGGGCGACCCCGGTGGCCTGACCCCGATCGTGCCGACCGTCGCCCCGCTGACCGACGCCGCCGGCAAGCCGCTGCCGTACGTCGCCAGCAACGACATCACCGTCTTCTCCGTGCTCGACTCCGGGGCGGGCGTGGTGCGGTCGTACCGCTTCGACACCCGCGACCCGGGCTCGGCCGTCGTGCTGTTCGACGAGTTCCCGCTGGCCTGA
- a CDS encoding DUF1996 domain-containing protein — MRRASRKFRARRAGATGALFVLLAGYLTVTTLPAGAADTLLSQGRPATASSTENGGTPAAAAVDGDIGTRWSSGFADPQWIRVDLGGTATVNRVVLRWEAAYARAFTVQTSADGTTWTTIHTTTNGGGGVQDLAVSGTGRYVRVHTTARATSYGVSLWEFQVYGTTGGTPPPGTPPPGGPIVRVAEFLAECPYSHRLPDDPIIFPGLPGASHMHSFFGSRVTNAHTDLDDLLGSTSTCSPGVDVSSYWVPTLYVNDAPVEPTGTTFYYLGEGVRDDIIARTQPLPLGLRIVAGNARATGPGDNTIARWSCLHAGHVGSSTNFVNCPAGTMLESYLDFPQCWNGRDLDSPDHKSHMAYPVAGACPASHPVPVPKLRQVLRYPVNGDPARFRLASGPGYTMHGDFFNAWPEAEMARRVNDCIRPIIKCGVNGRP; from the coding sequence ATGCGACGGGCATCCCGCAAGTTCCGGGCCAGGAGAGCCGGCGCGACCGGCGCGCTGTTCGTCCTGCTGGCCGGCTACCTCACCGTCACCACCCTGCCGGCCGGCGCCGCCGACACCCTGCTCTCGCAGGGGCGGCCGGCCACCGCGTCGTCGACCGAGAACGGCGGCACACCGGCCGCCGCGGCCGTCGACGGCGACATCGGCACCCGCTGGTCCAGCGGCTTCGCCGATCCACAGTGGATCCGGGTCGACCTCGGCGGCACCGCCACCGTCAACCGGGTCGTGCTGCGCTGGGAGGCCGCGTACGCCCGCGCGTTCACCGTCCAGACGTCCGCCGACGGCACCACCTGGACCACGATCCACACCACGACCAACGGCGGCGGCGGGGTGCAGGACCTCGCCGTCTCCGGCACCGGCCGGTACGTCCGCGTCCACACCACCGCCCGCGCCACCTCGTACGGCGTCTCGCTGTGGGAGTTCCAGGTGTACGGCACCACCGGCGGCACCCCGCCGCCGGGTACCCCGCCGCCCGGCGGCCCGATCGTCCGCGTCGCCGAGTTCCTCGCCGAGTGCCCGTACAGCCACCGCCTGCCCGACGACCCGATCATCTTCCCCGGCCTGCCGGGCGCCTCGCACATGCACAGCTTCTTCGGCAGCCGGGTCACCAACGCCCACACCGACCTCGACGACCTGCTCGGCAGCACCAGCACCTGCTCACCCGGTGTCGACGTGTCGTCGTACTGGGTCCCGACCCTGTACGTCAACGACGCACCGGTGGAGCCGACCGGCACCACCTTCTACTACCTCGGCGAGGGCGTACGCGACGACATCATCGCCCGTACCCAGCCGCTGCCGCTGGGGCTGCGGATCGTCGCCGGCAACGCCCGGGCGACCGGCCCGGGCGACAACACCATCGCCCGCTGGTCGTGCCTGCACGCCGGCCACGTCGGGTCGTCGACGAACTTCGTCAACTGCCCGGCCGGCACCATGCTGGAGTCCTATCTAGACTTCCCGCAGTGCTGGAACGGCCGCGACCTCGACTCGCCCGACCACAAGAGTCACATGGCGTACCCGGTCGCCGGCGCCTGCCCGGCAAGCCACCCGGTGCCGGTGCCGAAGCTGCGCCAGGTGCTGCGGTATCCGGTCAACGGCGACCCGGCCCGGTTCCGGCTGGCATCGGGTCCCGGCTACACGATGCACGGTGACTTCTTCAACGCCTGGCCGGAGGCGGAAATGGCCCGCCGGGTCAACGACTGCATCCGCCCGATCATCAAGTGCGGGGTGAACGGCCGCCCCTGA
- a CDS encoding LacI family DNA-binding transcriptional regulator: MSTVPADGGRPPTLEQVARYAGVSRSTVSRVINAVPTVAPEIRETVERAIAATGYVPNLAARSLVTRRTDSVAIVISEPDRTSGTPFLNRMFTDPYVGRVTAGAQEVLLPRNIHLVVIPVDPPARHLVLRYLRQGHVDGVLLVSSHVDDPMPGLLGELDIPTVLSARPGDPVRASYVDVDQRAGARLAVEHLIGRGCRRLATICGPLDMTAGQDRLAGFRAALLGYAQPDPPVVEADFTRAGGEAAARKLLAGHPDVDGLFVANDLMAEGAVRAVRELGRTVPDDVAVVGFDDSSAAVESHPALTTIRQPVEEMAAEMARLLLARIRDPHRLSRAILFHPTLVVRASA; the protein is encoded by the coding sequence ATGTCGACCGTGCCCGCGGACGGCGGCCGGCCGCCCACCCTGGAGCAGGTCGCCCGCTACGCCGGCGTGTCCCGGTCCACCGTCTCCCGGGTCATCAACGCGGTGCCGACCGTGGCGCCGGAGATCCGGGAGACCGTCGAGCGGGCCATCGCCGCCACCGGGTACGTCCCCAACCTCGCCGCCCGGTCGCTGGTGACCCGACGGACCGACTCGGTCGCCATCGTCATCTCCGAGCCCGACCGCACCAGCGGTACCCCGTTCCTCAACCGGATGTTCACCGACCCCTACGTCGGCCGGGTCACCGCCGGGGCGCAGGAGGTCCTGCTGCCGCGCAACATCCACCTCGTCGTCATCCCGGTCGACCCACCGGCGCGGCATCTGGTGTTGCGCTACCTGCGACAGGGGCACGTCGACGGCGTACTGCTGGTCAGCAGCCACGTCGACGACCCGATGCCGGGCCTGCTCGGCGAACTGGACATCCCGACCGTGCTGTCCGCCCGCCCCGGCGACCCGGTCCGCGCCAGCTACGTCGACGTCGACCAGCGGGCCGGTGCCCGGCTCGCCGTGGAGCACCTGATCGGCCGCGGGTGCCGTCGGCTGGCGACGATCTGCGGGCCGTTGGACATGACCGCCGGCCAGGACCGGCTCGCCGGCTTCCGCGCCGCCCTGCTCGGATACGCGCAGCCGGACCCGCCCGTGGTCGAGGCCGACTTCACCCGGGCCGGCGGCGAGGCGGCGGCCCGGAAGTTGCTGGCGGGCCACCCGGACGTCGACGGCCTGTTCGTCGCCAACGACCTGATGGCCGAGGGAGCGGTACGCGCGGTGCGGGAACTCGGCCGGACGGTGCCCGACGACGTCGCGGTCGTCGGATTCGACGACAGTTCGGCGGCGGTGGAGTCACATCCGGCGCTGACCACGATCCGGCAGCCGGTGGAGGAGATGGCCGCCGAGATGGCGCGTCTGCTGCTGGCCCGCATCCGTGACCCGCACCGCCTGTCCCGCGCGATCCTGTTCCACCCCACCCTGGTCGTCCGCGCCTCCGCCTGA